From a region of the Impatiens glandulifera chromosome 4, dImpGla2.1, whole genome shotgun sequence genome:
- the LOC124933845 gene encoding cyclin-dependent kinase inhibitor 7-like translates to MEIGNDILRKRCTIVEDIELRSSKRRRNLDDDDAFSKNFSASSKLKVSNRSETENSSTEIWKPLVIDSFSESSQVKSKSKSSSSSAKMPTMEEIESFFSVSEKYEQKRFLEKYNFDVMKDVPMEEGRYEWIRIK, encoded by the exons ATGGAGATCGGAAACGACATATTGAGGAAGAGATGTACTATTGTTGAAGATATAGAATTGAGATCTTCCAAACGAAGAAGGAATTTGGATGACGATGACgctttttcaaaaaacttttCCGCATCGAGCAAGCTGAAG GTTTCAAATCGATCTGAAACTGAAAATTCATCAACAGAGATCTGGAAACCGCTCGTCATCGACAGTTTCAG TGAATCATCTCAAGTGAAATCGAAATCtaaatcatcttcttcttctgcaaaGATGCCTACAATGGAGGAGATCGAGAGTTTCTTCTCCGTAAGTGAGAAATACGAACAGAAGAGATTCTTAGAAAA GTACAATTTCGATGTGATGAAGGACGTACCAATGGAAGAAGGTCGTTACGAATGGATTCGAATAAAGTAG